The Alphaproteobacteria bacterium DNA segment ACCATTTCCCCTGCTGGTGCTGGATGTGATTTAAGTTTAATCAAGGCTTGATCAAAGGCTTTGTCTACGGCTTGTTTGGCAACATCAAACGTAATATTTTCTTTATAGCTAAAACGTCCACCAAAATAATGTCCCCCTGTTTCTTGACGGTTGTTATCCTCGGCAATGACAGAAATGTTAAACCGTATTAAAGGGCGAATGTCAGCCAAACGATGTCCATGAAGACGAATAATTTGAATGGCGCGCCATGACGCGCTTACCGAACACATGACCTGTTTAATACGTGGATCAAGGGCGCGTGCATAGGCATCAATTTTTTGTAAAAGATCAACCTTGTCTTTAAAATCAACCTCTAACAAAGGGTTCGTATTGGTATAAAGATGATGAGGACTAAGAGCGGGATCAATCGCTATATTATTTGTTTGTTTTTGAATCGTTTGGATGGTTTCAGCTGCGGCACGCAAGCTTTTTTCATGTAAAGAATTACTGTGGGCATAGGCTGATATTTCGCCGTGAACGGCTCTGAACCCAAATCCCTGATCGATATTAAAATTTGCTTCTTTTAAATTGCCATCTTCAAAATTTAAAAATTCGGATTGGGCATATTCTAAAAATAATTCCCCATCTTCCGCATTGTGCAAGGCATTATTAACAATAGTTTCAACTTTTTTAAGTTCAAGATTGGTATTTTTAAAAAAAAGATTATCCGTCATATGAAGATTGGAAAGAGAGTTTTCTGGTGCGGAGTTGGTTGGCATGGGATTTCCTGATTTAAAATAGTCGCTCATTCTGTAAAATTTTTCTGATGCTCTTGTACGTTTACTAGGGTCCAAAATGCGACAGTTGGTCGCATTTTACATAGGCTATGAATTCCATCATTAATTTTATAAAAAATATAATGATTTCCTTGTCTTTTAGTTTAAACGAATTATGCTAGAAATTCTAGATATGAAATTATACTTTAGATTAAAATTTGATAAGATATGTTCAAATCTGGAAAATAAAGTTTATGATCAACCAATTTATTCTAAAAGAATTAAATAAGTCGAATATAAAAAGGCATAATATTATGGGTCGTATGGGGCAATCAATTTTATCTGTTATAGGAATGTTTCTTATAAATTTATTTCTTTGGACGATTTCTGGACAAGCTGCGAATGAAAGCCATGTCATTGAAAGACAGGATTGGCAAATTGCTATGCCGCCTGCGGCATCTCCTGTTATGCAGGGTATAACAGAATTCCATAATATTCTTACGATTATTGCTATTTCGATCACGGTTTTTGTTTTAATTTTGCTTCTTTGGGTTATTATACGTTTTCGGGAAAAAGCTAATCCTGAACCATCAAAAACAACTCATAACACTTTATTAGAAGTATTATGGACCGCTATCCCTGTATTAATTTTGGTTGGGATTGCTATCCCATCATTCCGTCTTTTATATTTTCAAGATCGTACCCCCAATCCAGAATTAACCTTAAAGGCTATTGGTCATCAATGGTATTGGTCGTATCAATATCCTGATCAAGGTAATTTTACCTTTGATGCAAATATGATTCCTGACGCCGAGATCAAACCTGGTCAAGTCCGACTTTTGGAAACAGATAATCCTGTTGTTTTACCGGTCCATACAAAGATTCGTCTTTTAACCACAGCGGCTGATGTTGTTCATTCTTTTGCGCTTCCATCGTTGGGGATAAAACTTGATGCGGTTCCAGGTCGCTTAAATGAAACATGGATGGAAATTAATGAACCTGGCACCTATTATGGGCAATGTTCAGAAATATGTGGGGACAGACATGCTTTTATGCCGATTATGGTGAAGGCAGTTCCTAAAGAAGAATATCAACAATGGGTTGAAAATGCGCGTAAAAAATTTCCTGTCGCCGAAGAAGAATCCCAATAATATGATGTATAAATAATATCGATAAAGGTTTATTTTAAAGGAAAATAAGAATGGCAAGTTTGCATAACGATACATTAAACCATCACGATCACCATCCAACTGGATGGCGGCGGTATCTTTTTTCAACTAATCATAAAGATATTGGTACTCTTTATATAATTTTTTCGATTATTACGGGATTAATTGGGGGATTGATTTCGGTTATTATGCGGGCCGAACTTGCAGAACCTGGTGTCCAATATCTTTTAACCTCTGCGGGTCAACCAGACGGGCAATTATGGAATGTTTTAATTTCTGCCCATGGATTAATTATGGTGTTTTTTGTGGTGATGCCTGCGGTGATTGGGGGATTTGGGAATTGGTTTGTGCCTTTGATGATCGGTGCCCCAGATATGGCTTTTCCCCGCATGAATAACATAAGCTTTTGGCTTTTGGTTCCATCATTTTTTCTTTTAATGGCATCTGCTTTTGTTGATACGGGTGCGGGAACAGGTTGGA contains these protein-coding regions:
- the tldD gene encoding metalloprotease TldD; amino-acid sequence: MTDNLFFKNTNLELKKVETIVNNALHNAEDGELFLEYAQSEFLNFEDGNLKEANFNIDQGFGFRAVHGEISAYAHSNSLHEKSLRAAAETIQTIQKQTNNIAIDPALSPHHLYTNTNPLLEVDFKDKVDLLQKIDAYARALDPRIKQVMCSVSASWRAIQIIRLHGHRLADIRPLIRFNISVIAEDNNRQETGGHYFGGRFSYKENITFDVAKQAVDKAFDQALIKLKSHPAPAGEMVVVLGPGWPGILLHEAIGHGLEGDFNRKKTSAFSNLLGQKVAADGVTVVDDGTLANRRGSLSIDDEGTPTQRTVLIENGILVGYLQDRQNARLMGVSPTGNGRRQSYAHCPMPRMTNTMMDAGSYPHEEIIRSVKKGLYATNFSGGQVDITSGKFVFSAAEAYLIEDGKITAPVKGATLIGNGPDVLKKVSMIGNNVELDLGIGTCGKNGQSVPVGVGQPTLRIDGLTVGGTAT
- the coxB gene encoding cytochrome c oxidase subunit II codes for the protein MGRMGQSILSVIGMFLINLFLWTISGQAANESHVIERQDWQIAMPPAASPVMQGITEFHNILTIIAISITVFVLILLLWVIIRFREKANPEPSKTTHNTLLEVLWTAIPVLILVGIAIPSFRLLYFQDRTPNPELTLKAIGHQWYWSYQYPDQGNFTFDANMIPDAEIKPGQVRLLETDNPVVLPVHTKIRLLTTAADVVHSFALPSLGIKLDAVPGRLNETWMEINEPGTYYGQCSEICGDRHAFMPIMVKAVPKEEYQQWVENARKKFPVAEEESQ